A single region of the Winslowiella toletana genome encodes:
- a CDS encoding GHMP family kinase ATP-binding protein, which produces MNSMIYSAECGGTLGEIFQGPMFTKEGTEISIISALSKNMTKAVFRPGEYCNLESLGKIKVKKTLSNFFEKVSTSRIEGQWHFDSDIVIGAGMSSSTADIIASLRCICRALDIIPTLDNFIECLKDVERSDSVYIDVPCMYMSQQQKIVDLYRPIGKIYCIYALEQKRIDTSKTREILISHYNDEVKSYSELSRKVRESFFDSNKIQVINCSTHSADLSQGVIPKKSYHSLKSKLKNASADGMIVAHTGSLIGYLYASKPDDKNIAFAKDIFEEQGLQACYGEIFDV; this is translated from the coding sequence ATGAATTCAATGATTTACAGTGCTGAATGTGGTGGGACCTTGGGGGAAATTTTTCAAGGCCCTATGTTTACAAAGGAAGGGACTGAAATATCAATAATTTCAGCATTATCGAAAAACATGACAAAAGCAGTATTCCGTCCTGGCGAATATTGTAACCTTGAATCTTTAGGCAAAATTAAAGTAAAAAAAACTTTATCAAACTTCTTCGAAAAAGTTTCAACTTCAAGAATTGAAGGGCAGTGGCATTTTGATAGTGACATAGTTATCGGTGCAGGTATGTCGAGTTCTACAGCGGATATCATAGCCAGTCTGAGATGCATTTGTAGAGCATTAGATATTATACCAACACTTGATAACTTTATTGAATGCCTCAAAGATGTCGAGCGTTCTGATTCGGTTTACATTGATGTTCCTTGCATGTACATGAGTCAGCAGCAAAAAATTGTTGATTTATATAGACCTATAGGAAAAATATATTGTATTTATGCTCTTGAACAAAAAAGAATAGATACTTCAAAAACACGTGAAATTTTAATTTCACATTATAATGATGAAGTTAAGAGTTATTCCGAGTTGTCTAGAAAAGTTCGTGAGTCTTTTTTTGATTCTAATAAAATTCAAGTCATAAATTGTTCAACCCATAGTGCAGATTTATCTCAAGGTGTTATTCCTAAAAAATCATATCACAGCCTTAAAAGTAAACTAAAGAATGCCAGCGCGGATGGAATGATTGTTGCTCATACAGGTTCACTCATAGGATACCTATATGCATCGAAACCAGATGATAAAAATATAGCCTTTGCAAAGGATATATTTGAAGAACAGGGATTGCAAGCCTGTTATGGGGAGATTTTTGATGTTTAG
- a CDS encoding pyridoxal-phosphate dependent enzyme, translated as MFSHIADALKTPDIVKLKNNLYIARFESMKIFSTLHAVGKLLENGVINSNTTLIDSSSGIYAYALALACHKYGLDCHIVASKAVDTSMRIQLQLLGAYVEGVPSAGSLKHDQNCRVEKVEKLIKERKNYYWMQQYHNDIHYCGYEEFAKIIIEELDCKEITVVGGVGSGCSTGAVGIYLRQKNVTVNLCGIQPFGSITFGSQEVEDPEIIIAGIGSAIDFQNVKYNNYDSIDWLSFDVCLSGTIELMRKHAVFAGLSSGGSYCVGSREVRLRPDIPCLIIAPDTGHRYVETVFTRHEEAKEVDLFEPVIISASSELSLPWSRYQWNRKNKQHLNEFLSKR; from the coding sequence ATGTTTAGTCATATTGCAGATGCATTAAAAACACCCGACATCGTAAAATTAAAAAATAATTTGTACATTGCTCGTTTTGAGTCAATGAAAATTTTTTCTACACTCCATGCAGTTGGGAAGCTTTTAGAGAATGGAGTCATAAATTCCAACACTACCCTCATTGATAGCTCAAGTGGAATTTATGCTTATGCATTGGCATTGGCTTGCCATAAGTATGGTTTGGATTGTCATATTGTTGCCTCGAAGGCAGTCGACACTTCAATGAGGATTCAATTACAACTTCTCGGAGCTTATGTAGAAGGAGTCCCTTCTGCGGGAAGCCTAAAACACGATCAAAATTGTCGAGTTGAAAAAGTAGAGAAATTAATAAAGGAAAGAAAAAATTATTATTGGATGCAACAATATCATAACGATATTCATTATTGCGGCTATGAAGAGTTCGCTAAAATTATAATAGAAGAACTTGATTGTAAGGAGATTACGGTCGTAGGTGGTGTGGGTTCTGGATGTTCAACAGGTGCTGTTGGAATCTATTTAAGACAGAAAAATGTTACAGTTAATCTCTGTGGTATTCAACCTTTTGGTAGTATTACATTCGGATCGCAAGAAGTTGAAGATCCAGAAATTATAATTGCTGGTATCGGTAGTGCCATAGATTTTCAGAATGTCAAATATAATAATTATGATTCGATAGATTGGCTTTCATTTGATGTTTGTCTTAGTGGAACGATTGAGCTGATGAGAAAGCATGCAGTGTTTGCTGGTCTTTCTAGCGGAGGAAGCTACTGCGTTGGAAGCCGAGAAGTCCGCTTAAGGCCTGATATTCCCTGTCTCATTATAGCACCCGACACAGGACACAGATATGTGGAAACTGTTTTTACCCGGCATGAGGAAGCTAAGGAAGTCGATTTATTCGAGCCTGTAATTATAAGTGCTTCGAGTGAGCTTTCTCTACCTTGGTCCAGATACCAGTGGAATAGAAAAAATAAACAACATTTGAATGAATTTTTATCAAAACGATGA
- a CDS encoding ATP-grasp domain-containing protein, giving the protein MNFVLVEALTFGLGKLVKAAEELDATLHLLTYNRNIYFYELEKIKTNRLVLVEIDTFKNDNVIEYCRKLEGFSGIINLTDTWTLSVQEISSILGITGQNPKSTSICRNKALLRKILKENDLTSGVYTDVDLSSDTVSEDFVFPVIIKDPTGTGSKNVWFAEDKIKANNIILAEKKNKNLKRLLVETYFCGTLYSVETISFRGETRVIAVSSRVLSDMPLFMEKAISLPINAESSELKGVEEWIVNVLTAISYTDGFAHTEFIVTANGFEVVEVNPRLGGVQIGEALCQAYNYNVYKAFIEMAMGVRPELFDIELIPETYTGQVFIYASEPGRFQKINDTLINKDRTKIYPCALPGKEIISVTDQSACVAILLTTAENSEMALLNALSEANKALVLMD; this is encoded by the coding sequence ATGAATTTTGTACTGGTTGAAGCGTTAACTTTTGGTTTGGGAAAACTTGTGAAAGCTGCTGAAGAATTGGATGCTACACTCCATCTTCTTACATATAATAGAAATATATATTTTTATGAGTTAGAAAAAATTAAAACTAATCGTCTTGTTTTGGTGGAAATTGACACTTTTAAAAACGATAACGTCATTGAGTATTGTCGAAAATTGGAGGGTTTTTCTGGTATAATTAATCTAACCGATACCTGGACTCTATCCGTTCAAGAAATCTCATCTATCCTGGGTATTACTGGACAAAACCCTAAATCGACATCAATATGTAGGAATAAAGCTTTGCTTCGCAAGATATTAAAGGAAAATGATTTAACATCTGGTGTTTATACAGATGTGGATTTGTCATCAGATACCGTAAGCGAAGACTTTGTATTTCCAGTTATTATTAAAGATCCAACTGGTACAGGTTCGAAGAATGTTTGGTTTGCAGAGGATAAAATCAAAGCTAACAACATTATTCTTGCAGAGAAGAAAAATAAAAATTTAAAAAGATTACTGGTGGAAACTTACTTTTGTGGAACATTATATAGTGTAGAAACAATTAGCTTTCGTGGCGAAACCAGAGTAATAGCTGTTTCAAGCCGAGTGCTTTCTGACATGCCACTCTTTATGGAGAAAGCAATCTCTCTGCCGATTAACGCTGAAAGTAGTGAACTTAAAGGTGTAGAAGAATGGATAGTAAACGTGCTTACAGCGATATCATACACTGATGGTTTTGCACACACAGAGTTCATAGTTACAGCAAATGGTTTCGAGGTGGTAGAGGTAAACCCGCGTCTTGGTGGAGTTCAAATTGGTGAGGCTCTTTGTCAGGCCTACAACTATAACGTATATAAAGCATTCATCGAAATGGCAATGGGAGTCAGACCAGAGTTATTTGATATTGAGTTAATACCTGAAACATATACTGGACAAGTATTTATTTATGCCAGTGAACCCGGTCGTTTCCAAAAAATTAATGATACTTTAATCAATAAAGACAGAACAAAAATATATCCTTGTGCTTTGCCAGGTAAAGAAATTATTTCCGTTACCGATCAGTCTGCATGTGTTGCGATATTGTTAACAACAGCTGAGAATAGTGAAATGGCTTTATTGAATGCTTTGTCGGAAGCAAATAAGGCATTAGTACTAATGGACTAA
- a CDS encoding MFS transporter → MLNIKFNTFSSNVKLILITSLLSNIGIFMIIPFLAIYLSKLETITTAQVGLIIGVAFWCQRAGSFFGGLMSDYLHIKGTMLLGLTIRIPGYLLVGYVDSFYLLLIACSIIGLGSSIYLPAAKSYLVKVTSDKDKIDVLSTRMIFSNIGVAIGPVIGMSVFTLSPSVLFVTVAVIFSILTLMNLKLEGRNERLASSQVSAKDFGVLLTNRMMIAIALFMFLFMAFYMQIEVTIPIFSSEKFDNKIVSYIFICNAFIVIFFQSAISKWACNGAAKKVISITFILFSLCFLLMNMIKDSYALVFLAVIVFSFAEIIIQIRLDYDATNVSKKMVATTFGIMSLAGAFGGLVGSYIGTLLYTSGLMGISIWGVLSLSSAIVAMVCILNPDNGSDGIIK, encoded by the coding sequence ATGCTTAATATAAAATTTAATACTTTTAGCAGTAATGTAAAACTTATACTTATTACTTCCTTATTAAGTAATATAGGTATATTTATGATTATCCCATTTTTAGCAATTTATCTTAGTAAGCTAGAAACAATAACAACAGCTCAAGTAGGACTTATTATTGGTGTTGCTTTCTGGTGTCAGCGGGCTGGTTCATTCTTCGGCGGTTTAATGTCTGACTATTTGCATATTAAAGGGACGATGCTACTTGGACTTACAATAAGAATCCCAGGTTATTTACTTGTCGGTTATGTTGATAGTTTTTATCTTCTTCTTATCGCATGTTCGATAATTGGGTTAGGGAGCAGTATCTATCTCCCTGCAGCAAAATCCTATCTTGTAAAAGTTACAAGTGATAAAGATAAGATAGATGTATTGTCAACACGCATGATATTTTCAAACATAGGTGTAGCTATAGGGCCTGTTATTGGGATGTCTGTTTTTACACTATCGCCTTCAGTGCTTTTTGTAACTGTAGCCGTTATTTTTTCAATACTCACCTTAATGAATTTAAAGCTTGAAGGTCGTAATGAAAGGTTAGCATCAAGTCAAGTAAGTGCTAAGGATTTTGGTGTTCTGCTTACGAATAGAATGATGATTGCAATTGCACTTTTCATGTTCCTCTTTATGGCATTTTACATGCAGATTGAAGTTACAATTCCTATATTTAGCAGTGAGAAATTTGACAATAAGATTGTAAGCTACATTTTTATTTGTAATGCTTTCATTGTCATATTCTTTCAATCTGCAATATCTAAATGGGCATGCAATGGGGCAGCTAAAAAAGTAATCTCAATTACTTTTATTCTGTTTTCATTATGTTTTTTACTGATGAATATGATAAAGGATAGTTATGCTCTTGTTTTTTTAGCTGTGATTGTTTTCTCTTTTGCAGAGATAATAATACAGATTCGTCTTGATTACGATGCAACAAATGTTAGCAAGAAAATGGTCGCTACTACATTTGGTATAATGAGTCTTGCGGGCGCTTTTGGTGGGTTGGTAGGGAGTTACATTGGAACACTGCTTTATACCTCTGGATTGATGGGAATCAGTATTTGGGGTGTTTTGTCTTTGTCTTCAGCAATCGTAGCAATGGTCTGTATTTTGAACCCTGATAATGGATCAGACGGAATTATTAAATGA
- a CDS encoding ATP-grasp domain-containing protein: MKKHIVLISPHAAMVDCALYHNLIITIIDKVENAGNYVGLTGVQVFLYDFQDADLSKKLLSSINISQPIHAIVTLTEKSLRIAAELSAFFDLPGLAPNVIEIIHDKNEMRKFLCDKGNFSVKYCHPGNIKELSVFAESAGYPIIVKPVDGYGSQNVKKINSIDEFEEVDFSIELIGEEFLYGDEFSAECFSFKGKHLVAGITRKILIESSDGKNFTEMGHCVPANLTDEVKNLIETYIGDFLTLIGVDNGPTHTEFKLEGNKISIIETHNRIGGDRISSLVKMSTGIDLVELSMLWPLGLCSATDKVTYFTHHAAIRFFNPPPGKLISIAGIERLKHSSNVIDIEIGCKSGDIIKPIEDSFNRYGFVITTGRSEEEAITNSIESAKKLKFLTV, from the coding sequence ATGAAAAAACACATAGTCCTTATTTCACCTCATGCAGCCATGGTAGACTGTGCTTTGTATCATAACTTGATTATTACTATCATTGATAAGGTAGAAAATGCTGGTAATTACGTTGGTCTTACTGGTGTGCAGGTTTTTTTATATGATTTTCAGGATGCTGACTTATCGAAAAAACTACTTTCCTCTATCAATATCTCTCAACCTATACATGCTATAGTTACACTTACTGAAAAATCACTGAGAATCGCTGCTGAACTTTCAGCTTTTTTTGATTTGCCTGGTTTGGCACCCAATGTCATTGAAATTATTCATGACAAGAATGAAATGAGAAAATTTCTTTGTGATAAAGGAAATTTCTCTGTTAAATATTGCCATCCAGGGAATATCAAAGAATTGAGTGTATTTGCCGAATCTGCTGGTTATCCGATTATAGTGAAACCAGTTGATGGTTATGGTAGTCAAAATGTAAAGAAGATAAACTCAATTGATGAGTTTGAAGAAGTTGATTTCTCTATAGAGCTAATTGGTGAAGAGTTTCTATATGGGGATGAGTTTTCAGCAGAGTGTTTTTCCTTTAAGGGCAAACATCTTGTGGCGGGGATCACACGCAAAATTCTCATCGAGTCATCCGATGGAAAGAACTTTACAGAAATGGGGCATTGTGTTCCAGCAAATCTAACTGATGAAGTTAAAAATTTAATTGAAACCTACATAGGAGATTTTCTTACCTTAATCGGTGTTGATAATGGCCCTACACATACTGAATTTAAGTTAGAAGGCAATAAGATAAGTATTATCGAAACTCATAATAGAATTGGCGGTGATCGGATTTCTTCTTTGGTAAAAATGAGTACAGGTATTGATCTTGTCGAACTTTCAATGCTTTGGCCGTTAGGCTTATGTTCTGCAACTGATAAAGTCACATATTTTACTCACCATGCAGCGATCCGTTTTTTTAACCCCCCACCCGGAAAATTAATTAGTATTGCTGGAATTGAGAGGTTAAAACACAGTTCAAATGTCATTGATATTGAGATTGGCTGTAAATCTGGAGACATTATTAAGCCAATAGAGGATTCATTCAATCGTTATGGATTTGTCATAACAACTGGAAGAAGTGAGGAAGAGGCAATAACTAACAGTATTGAGTCGGCTAAGAAATTAAAATTTTTGACGGTCTGA
- a CDS encoding PD-(D/E)XK nuclease family protein: protein MKLTDLESLLNHLKTLPVPHEREANLFSVGARGHYENPVSDVLAFYLDPDGEHGLDTLTLDALLACLKEAGNLASALIKPPEREVSTVAGNRIDLLLESNEWVMIIENKIGHLLNNPFDDYTAYLNDESYREKKPYYIVLSPNGRAPVGWTGVSYREFTRQLTLRLGEAFISAPLNKWLILLREYVLHLESLMINPAFPVETEEFIRENLHRIHEMVQLKNSVIKGMMEEGRRWLTAQFSRQQYEVKVTQHTWSGYPALRFSFEHWTSYSDVVLFLHGEPEEQYEVRTYTCELIDEELRERAISALNVEGCEGDYWDEGKRTIIGFRIYQPQTTKTSALFTEVAKRMLLLDRFECEQR, encoded by the coding sequence TTGAAACTCACGGATTTAGAATCTCTACTCAACCATCTTAAAACCTTACCTGTTCCGCACGAAAGAGAAGCTAACCTTTTTTCTGTTGGGGCACGAGGACATTATGAAAACCCAGTCAGTGACGTGCTGGCATTTTATCTCGATCCTGATGGTGAGCATGGATTAGATACACTGACGCTGGATGCACTGCTGGCTTGTCTGAAAGAGGCGGGTAACCTCGCATCAGCACTGATTAAACCGCCGGAGCGTGAGGTAAGCACCGTAGCGGGTAATCGTATTGATCTTCTTCTCGAGTCGAATGAATGGGTAATGATCATCGAAAATAAAATCGGGCATCTACTGAATAACCCATTTGATGATTACACTGCTTACCTGAATGACGAAAGCTATCGGGAGAAAAAGCCTTACTACATCGTGCTGTCACCGAATGGTCGCGCACCAGTTGGCTGGACGGGAGTCAGCTATCGTGAGTTTACCCGACAACTGACTCTCCGCCTCGGTGAGGCTTTTATCAGCGCGCCGCTGAATAAGTGGTTAATTCTGCTACGTGAATATGTGTTACATCTGGAGTCATTGATGATAAATCCAGCCTTCCCCGTGGAAACTGAAGAGTTTATCCGTGAAAACCTGCATCGGATACATGAAATGGTGCAACTGAAAAACAGTGTGATTAAGGGGATGATGGAGGAAGGTAGACGTTGGCTAACTGCGCAATTTAGTCGACAGCAATATGAAGTAAAAGTGACACAGCACACATGGTCCGGCTATCCAGCACTGCGTTTTTCTTTCGAACACTGGACATCATATTCCGATGTTGTGTTGTTCCTGCACGGTGAGCCGGAAGAACAATATGAGGTCCGTACCTATACTTGCGAGCTTATCGACGAGGAGCTGCGTGAGCGGGCAATCTCTGCTTTGAACGTCGAAGGTTGTGAGGGTGATTATTGGGATGAGGGTAAGCGCACGATCATCGGTTTCCGAA